TTATGGTTAATCTTCATCGTTCGATTGAGTAATGCTGTAATTTTTCGATAGCCATATCGGAACTTATGTTTACGACACTGCTTACCAATCTGTTGTTCCATCCATTTCTTTTTCTTTGTCCGTTCTGATTGTTCCTGTTGCCTCCAGCGATAATAAGTCGATCGAGGGATATCAAGGTACTGACAGACTTGATAGACTGGTATCTTATCTTTTAACTCTTCCACTACGTTCACTACGATTTCTGGGACCACTTCCTCTCCAATTCCTTGTACTTTTTTAAAACCTCAATCTGTTGTATTAAATACCGGTTTTCTGCTTTCAATTTGGATATTTCGTCTTTAAAGCCAGGTCCCTTTCCGTACGAATATTGCTTGCCTACAGGCTGTTCAAATCGATGCATTTCTCCATTTTTATACCATCTCATCCACCTTTTTAATTGGGTGTAACTGCGAATATTTAATTGGGAAAGCACTTCTTTGACAGGTACACCAGCTAATCTCATCTCAATAGCTTTTATCTTTACCTCTGCTGGATAACTAACTCTTGTCCCCATAGAAAAAACACCTCCAAGTGATTGTTAGGTAGTATATACCCGTTTTTTAACTTAAAGGTGTTTTTTATTTGTCTCACTATAGGGGGTCAGTCCCGACGGTTCTGCCAAGGGCCCTTTTTCCGGAGTATGCAGCTTTTTATACACTGTTTGTTTGTCAACGCTTTCTCAGTAGGTGGTTGAGAAACTAATGTATAAGAAGTGCACCTTTTATATATATACTCACCCCTCTAAAAATAGTATTTTTGGAAAAAATATGATATTGTTTACATGCGGTTATATTTTGGTACTTTATAATTGTGAATCCTGATAAAAAGCTACCTCGCTTGCCAATGCTGGGGGAGCTTTTTATTTTTGCTACAATTCTTAGAAAGGAGTATTTGATGTTATTAAAAACGCTAGTTACAGCAATTATTGGAGGTGTTCTTTTTCCTTTGTCAACAAAGCTATTTATGCAAAAAAAGACCACTAACAAAGATATAGTTATATTACAATGAGTTTGTCATTCGCTATCATCTTCTTTATTATGCTTCTATTTACAAAAACCTTCACTTAAAAAGAACAGAAGATTTAAACATTTTCAGTCGATTAAGGAGCTTTTCAAATGAGTAATCACGAAACAACTAAGAATAAAAAAAATATAATTTTAGGTATTATATATGCTCTAATTGTAATATTTGTATATGCATTTAACTTACCTCTACAGATAGCTTTGTCTATACTTACTCTTGTCATAATATTTGAACTTGTAACTTCAATAAAAGAAGATGACAAAGCTAAGAATGTTATAAACATTATTACTCTATGTTTATTTATACTTGGAATTGTTTTTCTCTAACTAATACTTACTAACAAATAACAATACAAAAAGAACAAAGACTTCTTATAAATTAAGAAGTCTTTGTTCTTTTTTATCTTTCCAACTCTTGTTCCTTACGTTTATCGTGCTTTTGAATATCGCCAAAATGTTTTAATTTAAGATTGAGATGGTCTGATATAGATAGTCCAAAAAGGTACACTTTTTCAGACGGTAAAAATCGAATAAGTATCTACAAAACACCAAAAAGGACAAACATTATAACTTGTTTGTCCTTTTTGAATAGAGTAATCTTCTCTATTGATAATCAAGAATCTCCTTGGTATACGTAGTAAAATCACTTAAATGCTTATCTAAGATTTGCTGAAGAATATCTTGATTGATTGCTTGATAATCGTGAACAGCAATGTTTCGAAATCCTACCATCGCTTTCATTCTGTACGCAATCTCACTTGTAATAATCGATTGTGACTCCAACATGTCAAAAGCTTCTCTACTTGTTTGAGGAAGACCTAATCGTTCCTCAGCTACAATATGCATCGCTAAATCGATACACGCTTCACACGCACGTTGTATATTTAAGATAATAGAATCCTGTTTGGTGTAATCCAGTAAGTTTTGTGGATTTTGTTGGTATACATCCAGGATACGCTTATTACATCTTTCAATTACACTTATTTTATTTAAAATGACATCATTTCTCATAAATACTCCCACTCTCGTCTACTTTCTGTAATACATCTTTTCGTTCTTCATTTAATTTCGCATACATCTTTAATGCCTTCATTTGCTCATTCATACGCAACGTGTCATCACCTGAATAAATAATTTCTCCAGTCGTATAAATTTGAGCCTGAAAAACGGTCGAAGCTTCCGCAATATTA
The sequence above is drawn from the Priestia aryabhattai genome and encodes:
- the hepT gene encoding type VII toxin-antitoxin system HepT family RNase toxin, translated to MRNDVILNKISVIERCNKRILDVYQQNPQNLLDYTKQDSIILNIQRACEACIDLAMHIVAEERLGLPQTSREAFDMLESQSIITSEIAYRMKAMVGFRNIAVHDYQAINQDILQQILDKHLSDFTTYTKEILDYQ